One Aegilops tauschii subsp. strangulata cultivar AL8/78 chromosome 7, Aet v6.0, whole genome shotgun sequence genomic window carries:
- the LOC141026810 gene encoding uncharacterized protein, with product MDDFLNTIEYHLIVADGNMKLDVWYTNEPGKVEEIIALYEDWLREEKYKFVGLGMEFTRKDCYGRRKVAVMQLAMRNYVLVYHFCKARTECPSLKDFLENRGITFSSVGARNIRDALFQYFIRIPEGYHIDIQEKFIIKGGEERDSMEDLAGAIIDESCSKRESSFPELLRHYWDWKPLTFDHLKYGATIRRACEL from the exons ATGGACGACTTTTTGAACACCATCGAGTACCATCTGATAGTTGCCGATGGTAACATGAAGCTCGACGTGTGGTACACCAACGAGCCTGGCAAGGTGGAGGAGATCATTGCCTTGTACGAGGACTGGTTGCGCGAGGAGAAGTACAAGTTTGTTGGTCTTGGCATGGAGTTCACACGAAAAGATTGTTATGGGCGTAGAAAAGTCGCCGTCATGCAACTGGCTATGCGGAATTATGTTTTGGTCTATCACTTCTGCAAGGCCAGGACGGAATGCCCATCCCTGAAGGATTTCCTTGAGAATAGAGGTATAACCTTCTCTAGTGTGGGCGCCAGGAATATTAGAGATGCTCTTTTTCAATATTTCATCAGAATTCCAGAAGGGTACCACATCGACATCCAAGAGAAGTTCATTATCAAAGGCGGCGAAGAAAGGGACTCCATGGAGGACTTAGCAGGAGCCATCATTGACGAATCTTGTTCGAAGCGGGAGTCCTCTTTTCCAGAACTTCTTCGTCACTACTGGGATTGGAAGCCACTTACTTTTGATCACCTGAAATATGGAGCTACTATAA GAAGGGCATGTGAGCTATGA
- the LOC109770887 gene encoding protein FAR1-RELATED SEQUENCE 5-like, with translation MGKPRREIMFDTIDISNIACRDRARERGTDMEDTMKLFADMLRRRLGFHHVEETENNVVRSLFWTDSLCKMNYGLYGDFVSFDTTFSTNIYGLPFAPIIGVDNHGSTVLFGLGLLKDEKIGSFKWLLSTFVEAMGGKEPKYIITYQDQAMKTAIKEALPRTRHRFCWWHIRKNMKENNATVFVQHPGMPDVLFRIVKNSLDQDEFERAWKAAISVHKAEVNKHLNTLWELRNFWVPAYFKDCFYPFSSTTTRSESTNSMWKNYVDHKDTIKRFVHAYHLIQQNCLATLDKKIHQTEEKAPSLETGSSIERQASEVYTDEIFRKFQLELRNRTYFKCSDLAKGRPYFFKKITEPEEKVWKPYPGEEFGRSEFRVDVDEQKEIYSCICKKMSRDGIQCCHVLKVMDQTGMIDQLPKSFIIPRWTRNLSESLKVLSTSQGDSMTTQDYETMRFGLAYAELSDICSNACRKEKAFSVLRECTVDMKIKVMAALAEEPDT, from the coding sequence ATGGGAAAACCGAGGCGAGAAATTATGTTCGACACGATTGACATAAGCAACATTGCATGCCGGGACAGGGCTAGAGAGCGTGGCACTGATATGGAGGACACCATGAAACTGTTTGCCGATATGCTGAGGCGGAGGCTGGGATTCCACCATGTGGAAGAGACAGAGAACAATGTAGTGCGCAGCCTGTTCTGGACAGACTCCTTGTGCAAGATGAATTATGGGCTATATGGAGATTTCGTGTCTTTTGACACGACATTCTCTACGAATATATATGGCTTGCCATTTGCACCAATTATAGGTGTCGACAACCATGGGTCGACCGTCCTGTTTGGACTAGGCCTTTTGAAGGATGAGAAAATAGGGTCATTCAAGTGGCTCCTAAGCACGTTTGTCGAGGCAATGGGAGGTAAAGAGCCGAAATACATAATAACATACCAGGACCAGGCGATGAAGACTGCAATAAAGGAAGCTCTTCCGAGAACGAGGCACAGGTTCTGCTGGTGGCATATTAGGAAGAACATGAAGGAAAATAACGCAACAGTGTTTGTGCAGCACCCAGGGATGCCTGATGTTTTATTTCGAATCGTCAAAAACTCACTAGATCAAGACGAGTTTGAGCGTGCCTGGAAAGCCGCAATTTCTGTGCACAAGGCGGAAGTCAACAAACACCTGAACACGCTATGGGAACTCCGAAATTTCTGGGTGCCGGCCTACTTCAAGGACTGCTTCTATCCTTTCTCGTCAACCACCACTCGCAGTGAGAGCACGAATTCGATGTGGAAGAATTACGTCGACCACAAGGACACTATAAAAAGGTTTGTTCATGCGTATCACTTGATTCAGCAAAATTGCCTCGCTACGCTTGACAAGAAAATACACCAAACCGAAGAGAAGGCGCCATCACTAGAGACAGGTTCTTCGATTGAAAGACAAGCAAGTGAAGTATACACAGATGAAATTTTCAGGAAATTCCAGCTAGAGCTACGAAACCGGACTTACTTCAAGTGCTCTGACCTTGCAAAGGGGAGGCCGTATTTTTTTAAAAAGATTACTGAGCCTGAAGAAAAAGTGTGGAAACCATATCCGGGCGAGGAATTTGGCAGGTCTGAGTTCAGGGTAGATGTGGATGAGCAAAAAGAAATATACAGTTGCATCTGCAAGAAAATGAGTAGGGATGGCATTCAGTGCTGCCATGTGCTTAAGGTGATGGATCAAACAGGCATGATCGATCAACTTCCAAAATCCTTCATCATCCCCAGATGGACCAGGAATCTATCAGAGAGTCTGAAAGTTCTATCTACAAGTCAAGGTGATAGCATGACCACACAAGACTATGAAACTATGAGATTCGGCCTCGCTTACGCTGAGTTGTCGGATATCTGTTCAAATGCTTGCAGAAAAGAGAAGGCATTCAGTGTGCTGCGTGAGTGTACggtagatatgaaaataaaagtcATGGCGGCACTTGCTGAGGAACCAGACACATGA